tttccttcCCTGTTATCCATTTTGTAGTCATTCCTTTGTATATAACTCTCCGGCCTCGTGGTGACTTACTTATTGGCATGCACCTATTTTTATAAACTGGTGGGGTCCATGCTAAATCACCACCCTGGATGTAGGGTATGCTttttgaaaaatagagagataacTTTTGGTGTTATGAATCTTTTCATCCAGGTTGGTGTGTACTGTTTGATTAGTCAAATATGGCTGATCATTTTATGGTTTACGTTGCAATCATTTTGACATGATGGTTAGCATCCTATTTTAACATATCTTTCTCCATTCTATTCATTAAAGCCCTAAATTTGGCGATTGTGCTGTATATACATGTGCCGATGCAGCATTCGTACTAATATCCTTCTAGTCTATGGACATGGTCTCTTTCAAATTGAACCAGTTCTCAAATACTTGGACGCTTTCTTCCCTTATCTGAAATCATGATTCAATGTGATTACCTCCTAAATTTTGCAGGTTAGAACCATCCTGGATATAGGATGTGGTTATGGTAGCTTTGGAGCACATCTCTTTTCAAATGAACTCTTaaccatgtgcattgcaaactATGAGGTTTTGGGCAGTCAAGTTCAACTCACTCTTGAAAGGGGTCTTCCTGCAATGATCGGTTCCTTTATTTCGAAACAGTTACCATAtccatctctctcttttgatatgttGCATTGCGCACGATGCGGCATTGATTGGGACCAAAAAGGTAACAATTTGAGGTTAAATGTTGAACATATATTAAATCAAGGACATGATTTATTTTTGATCGGTAAATCAAGGACATAATTGAATAAAGATTCATGAATTCATTGGCTATATATGGGAATGTTTATCCACAAAGGCAAAGATACTTCTTCTACAAATTCTCcttcttttacattttttttttcccaaaatgaTACTAGATTTCTGGTGTTCAAGTTActaatgaaaattttcaaaaactttagAATTGTTAAATCATGGAGGcttctttttttcaatgtgAAACATATTGGAGAGTGTTTTTTAATCAGAGACATTTGCTAACACTCGGTTTTTGAGTTGGTCTTATTAAACTATATTCATATTATGTGGTACAGATGGTATTTACCTGATTGAAGTTGATAGAGTATTAAAACCGGGTGGATACTTCGTCTGGACATCACCAGATACCAATTTCCAAGGAGTAATCCGTACTAAAGAGCATAAAAAAATGGGGAAGTTCGTTCATGATTTTGCAGAAAACCTTTGCTGGGAGATGTTGTCACAACAAGAAGAAACTATTGTATGGAAAAAGACCAGTAAAAGGAATTGTTATAGTTCAAGGTAAGACTACTAGCATTAcctctattaaaaaaagaaaaaaaaaatacttctagCATAGGATACACGTGAATACCCACCCACTcacacacatctgtgtgcatgGAGATCTGTATGTAGGTGGACATGGATATTGTAGAATATGGGTGGTCTAGTTTGTAAGTATTAAAAACTAGTCCTGATTAGTAGCATGACCTGCTTGTGTACAGGAAACCTGGTTCGGGCCTTTCTATATGCAGCAAAAGCAATGATGTCGAGTCTCCATATTATCGACCACTACAAGCTTGCATAGGTGGAACTCGGAGCCGCCGATGGATTCCAATTGAAGAGAGGACAGCCTGGCCATCGAGAGCTAACTTGAACAAGAGGGAACTTGCTCTCCATGGTAATTCTTACATTTGGTCAAAACTTCGAAGCAGCAAGCTAAcgataattaaattaaaatataaattgcaGAGAAGGAAAATCTTTACCCATGTCCCTTTGCTCATTATATTCCATGTTTAAATGTTTTGTCAGGTCTACACCTGGAAGAATATGCTGATGATACTGATCACTGGAAAGCAGCAGTCCGTAACTATTGGTCTCTTCTGTCACCATTAATATTCTCAGATCATCCAAAGAGACCTGGTGATGAGGATCCCTCAGCACCTTATAACATGCTTAGAAATGTGCTAGACATGAATGCTAACTTTGGCGGTTTCAATTCTGCATTATTGGAAGCTAAGAAGTCTGTGTGGGTCATGAACGTGGTCCCTACAAATGGACCCAACTATCTTCCCTTGATCATGGATAGGGGTTTTGTAGGTGTATTGCACAATTGGTAATGCCTCCTACCATTTATTTTTCTCAGTATCTGTTACACATGTTGGTATTGAACTCTCaaccaaatattatttaattgctTCACGGCTTCATCTATATGCAAGGATAATATATGGGTGGAATAGTTTAGTTAGTGAGGTCATGTATTGATCAAGTTACATGTTATATGTCTGCTTTCTAACTGGAGGAATAAAACATTCATGAGGAAGTGCATTGATTTGAGTTCTATACCATTCCAATAAATTGGAGGTTTTGATTTAGTTTGGAATAGTGATGAACAAGTTTCTAAAAATCGTGTTGCATGCAAATGTTAAGACCTTCATACAAGAAACAGAGTACAGTTCAAGAAACCTATGAAAAagtgtctgtgtgtgtgtgtgtgtgtgtttatttatttatttattttaagtaaggAATAATAAAACTAGACGGTTTACACATGTAGAGTATCTGAATGCATGAGCCCAAGTAAAAAAAGAGGCAAATGCTATGAAAAAATGAGTGTTATTGCagaatgattttttattttttttgacaagtaaatgtagtatattaatcaaagaataggcaaagcctgGTACAGTGTTTTATATTGTCCTGACTAAGAAGGATTGCAGAATGATTCTTTCAAGTAATAAATatgattagaaaaatgataaactcaCAATACTTTTCACAACATATTTTACAACCACGTTTTAAAATGAGGGGTATTATTGTAATATACCATATAAAAATAACACCACTTTACAAAAATGCCCTCATTTTATATCATGTGTTGTGAAAAGTATTGTGAAGAGTATTGTATGTGTATCATTACTCAAGTCGGTCACCAAATTGTGCTTCTATCTagcaatattataaataatctatgctatgtttattgttttgtcttgtatttatgtataatttcgTTTCCCTTCAGGTGTGAATCTTTTCCAACATATCCTAGAACTTATGACTTGGTCCATGCAGCAGGACTTCTATCCCTTGAAATTGGTCAGCAGCGCAGGTGTACCACACTTGATCTGTTCTCTGAGCTTGATAGATTACTTCGTCCAGAGGTACCAAAACATTGActttttttgtaattctttcTATATTTTGATCAAGGGCAGCTTTGAAATCAATTGCCATAGGTTTTTCTATTGAACCTCAAATGCTCATACCCAAGGCTTCCATATGCACTACTTGAACAtgtcatattttaaaaactatttttttttattagttataactgACAGTAAAAAGTCACGGACATTTAGTCCGTTACAAACAATGGCCCCCACCCATAAGAAtaatgttttaaagaagaaaactttCAGCTTCTCCTTTGTTCTCTCGCGGTTTTCGAAGCTTCCATCATTTTGCTCTCGCCAAATGCACCAACACAtacaaataaaaaccattttCCAGATTACTGCAACTTGTGGATTACCTCGAAGGCCTCTCCAGCTTGCTAGAAAATCCACCAATCTAAGAGGCATGACCCATGATAATCCATGCAAAAAAGTCATCCCACGTGGTCGTGGCCACCTTGCAATGTAGAAACAGATGATCTACTGACTCACCATTCTttttacacatgcaacaccagtccAACACCATTACCCTACATTTCCTTAAATTATCTGTAATGAGAATTTTGTCCAATGATGCCCATCCAAACAAAAAAGCTGCTTTTGAAGGAGCTTTTGTCTGCCAAATACTCTTCTATGGGAATGTGGGCGTGCCTGGGctcgttaaaatattttaaaaactagAACAAAAGGAATGTGCAACTTGTTCAATAAAACTATCAAAAAAGGCACGCAAGTTGCATTATGTTAAAACATTTGACGAGTGAGGATCTATTGTCTAAATTAATAGCATTGGTTTGTATTACATCTTCTGCAACTTTACATGCCGGTTatgtattaataaaataataggcAGGGAAAATGCAGTTGATCAATACTCTAATAAGAAAGTAGACATTGTACTGAGTGATGTAAAAGAACATGCTGCTTGAACCAACGTTATAAGTTCATATTCCGTTGACAAATACCTATCTATTTATGATGAGTCACACGAGTTTATGTGATTTATAAAAAGTCAGAATCATGTCCAGGTGTAGCAGGAAAAAAACTGGAATCATAAAACATGCTTTGGGGATCCCAGATGAGTTTTATTTCGAGGCTTTGTTTGGAAACCTTGTGAAAATTGAATGAGTTCAATTTGTTTCCAATATCATTTGACCGTGAGAAAACCCAACTCAAGAATAGTGCAGCTAGAGAAAATTCAACGCTTggtacatatattaataaataaattgtcgATATTTACAGAAACCTTTGTAAGTTATATGTTGGAAAAATTGCTGTCTTGGATGTCTTTGCGTTTGATCTATCTGGTTAAATATGCCGGCATTAATGGCTGCTCTGCAGGGTTGGGCAATATTCCGCGACACAGCTGCCCTTATTGAATCTGTGAGAGCTCTAACGACAAGGCTAAAGTGGGAAGCGCGGGTTGTAGAAGTGGAAAATAACAGTGACGAGAGACTTCTTATTTGCCAGAAACCTTTCTTCAAGAGACAAGCAAACTAATTACGAGTTTTCAAAGGGTGCCCAAGAAGCGACATCTTAGTATCAGTATTTATTTTCTGGATGTTAATTACTCTCCATAAAGCTCCTCCCTGAAAGAAGGATCGATAATTTTTTGAACCGAAGAATCAAGAAaacagagagatagagagacagAAAAAGAATCTTTTGTGGAATTGACCACAACTACTATGTAGCCGCAAGGCTTACATAGGGCCATGTAAGTAGGCAATTTAGGCGCAGTGCAAGTCAGAAAGTACAGGATGGGATTTAATTTTCCAAGTGAtgtcacattatatatataactatacaaaCACATGATTAAGATTGTGAAGATAATTACAGAATAATCCACGGCTGTTTGCTGTAGTATATAAAATGCTTGGCAGGGCATTTTTGGTTCAAAGAATTTGTTTCTTatgtcttcttttttctctcatcaGCAAGGTGAATTGTGTTCACCAGTGATAAGCCCCATTGTTATAGGTCAATATTACTTCATGTTTGTAACATTCACATCGAATTATCTTTAAATCTAGCAGTGTGGTCTTTCTTAGAAAGGAGGCTTTGTTTTTATACTTTCCATGGCTTGAGGACAGTTTCCCACTTTTATGAGGCTTTTGGTTTGGAGACTTGCATTCTTTTTGGTGTCTACATTTTCAGAAAGTATGATCTCTGGGTTCCATCCTAAGCACTTcagaattaaaatgatgaacaaaAGATGTTCGAAGAACATTAACTTGATATTAAAAAGGTAATCCCAGGATTGGCTCAATTGGTAATGGTCACATTGTTTCAATAgccaatataaaattttgaaggGCAGTACTTGCTTTTGATAAGGCCTGTTCAAGTACTAAAGTCATTTTGATCTGGCTATCTAGGATTGGCTTacgttttttcatttttgttccaTCGCGTTGGAGTCTACTTTTTATCCTAGGACTTATCTGTCTATTTCGCATTTTTTGAAGTTAAATTTCCTGATCCTCATTGGTTTCTCTCCTCTGATTGATTAAGAAAAATGGAGTGCTCGCGAACTGCTCTCCGATTAGTTTTCTTTACAAAAATGGAAACATTTATGACCATGTTCTCATGGCCATGAGTGATATATACTTGAGGGAAAACAGAAGATCGAAGGAGAAGATCATCTAACTTGATTATAGATTGTCCGTTGCCTTCTAGTCCAAAACCGTGTCTCAAATCATGCTCCGATCAAATTTATAGATAAGGCTGCAGTGCTAGTTAATTCCATAACAATCCAATatgattataaaaaagaaaacataatattttgtaCAAAGTTGATGCTCTTAGTGAATCAAAGCAAACAAGAATTTAAAGACCTGGACACTGCATTACATTACATTTCACGACACCCGCATTGAACCACCAAACCCACATTTTACCACAATGCATCACTTTAGAAAACTGAAATATTGAATAGATTCCAGGAGAACGTGAAAGCATCTAATGGGATGAAGAAGCTTGTGCTGGTGGAGCAATCCTTAGGGATAAGTTCTGATGAGTTCGGTCCTTTGACCTGTTCTTGCTTTTTTGAGCAACACTTGCACTGCTCTTATGTCCAATGGCAGAAAGGGACCTGCCCTGGCTCACTCTCTTCCCTGCTTTTCTAGAAGAGCTTGAACTGCTGTTCCCGCCGAGTGCAGCTTTGGCTACACTGTCTGTCAGCACCTCTCTTGCCCTCTGCGATTTAATTGGCTGCTTGTTCAGGTACGCTAGCTTTGGAAGGAGATCACAAACTGCTTTGCGCAGCTGGTCATCACTGATGTTGTTCTGGATCGAATTTCCCAGAAGATTGAGTGCCTGCAGAGTGTTGTAGTTGGCTACGAGCTGGCCCAGTGCTTTTGTTGTCGTTATTTTGTTGAAGCTGAGGTCCAGGACTGTTAACTTCAATAGCCTATGTAGCCCCTCAACATCACTAATCTTGTTCCCAGCAAGATAGAGCTCCTTGATTAATGTACAGTTCGACAACCCTGATCAAGTGAGTGAAAATCTAATAAGTTCATATTCAAACTGTCTAATGTTTATAAAAGTTAGATACACGCTCATTGGACAAGCACAAACAGTACAAATACCATGTCCAATTTTAGATATGCGGTTGTAACTGAGATCAAGCACCCGCAGACGAGTCAGTTCTCTGAGTCCTTCAATGGTACCGATCTTGTTTCTCGACAAATTGAGTGTGTGAATGCCCTTTGGAAGAGATCCGGGAGTAATTTGGACTACAAtttgaggaaaaaataaaaccaattagcTCAATTATGACTTCAGGGTGGGTAACCTATGAATATTTTCTGTTGTGTTGGAAGGGACATTACCTATGCAGTTATTTGATAGGTTGATGGATCGAAGACTGGAGAAGCTTGAAATGGTGGGGATAGCTTTTAAGCCAATACCAGAAATGTGAGCCACAGTAGATAAGGAATTCAGAGACTGGATGATACTATTGGCATGCAAAATCTCCGCCGCCAGATTGATGCCATGCCTCCCACGGATCAATTGGGTTGTGTGTCTTGGTGGTGATCTACCATTCTCAGGAGAGGGGGGGAAGAGAATTCCGTCTTCATTTCCATGGCTATCATTTCCTGACAATGGATATTCGATTTCGAGATCTTTCACCCACTCTTCCACTCTTGCAATGGGGGATGATTCTGAAGGGAAAGCGACCCATTGGTTCGCTTGCCATAAACCAGAAACTCCATTATGAAAAGTATCCCAGCTCTTGAAAACATTATCGTTCGAGGAATATCCAGCAAATGATCCCGGTGATGCTAACTTGCTCGATTCTATAACTCGGCTCGGTTCAAGTGTATCTGAAGAGTACCCACCTTGGGGTTTCAAAGCAGCACTATTAGGAAGTGAGCGGGATGATTTCAGGGTCCGGGCATTGTGCAAGTTTCTATGGCTCCAGAGGAACAATTTCCACCACAATCTTCTACTCCTAGAGGGGAGAACTTGGCTTGAAGAATGCTTCTTCAACATCACCCTGTCCGCACTGAAGTGGGTCGTTTCAGATCTGGGGCTGCCTGTGTCAACATTCTCCCTCACCTTTTCAGATAAATCTTGTAACTCTTCAAAAGACTGCGACTTAGAGGGAGGCAACCGATCAGCCATCTCCCTAAAAACAGTCCTTGTTTCAACATTGGAGCAGGAGCGCTGAAGTTTTGGGGAAGGTCCAAACTCTGCTTTTGTAATGCCAGGATCACTAACATGTCCGTTTTGATTCACATCAATACCCTTCTCACTCTCTTTCTCAATCTTGTCATCAAAATGGTCTTTCACCTGAGTATCAGGATCAAATGCATAGGATAAATCCAAGTTTTTGTTTCTGGAATATGAATCTTTGTCCCCAGAAATATCTTCATGAGCCGAGAGATCGAGGTCAGAGAAATCCCTCTTGATAGAGGACTTCTCTTCGTGCTCGTCCTCCCCTTCATAAGCTATCTCCGCTGCCTTGACCCCAACAGGACTTTCATGGCTCATAAACTTGACGCTGCACTGAGAGTTGTTGGGATACGGTACCGCAACGCTGAAAGTCGTCAATTTCAACTCTTCATTTTCAGAAGATTTCACCGGGTGTTCGATCTTGACTTGCAGGGTTTGCAAACCCTTGCGCTCACCATTTTTTAGGGATTCCTCATCCCCCTGAAGCGAACAAATGAAAGATGTTGAAGTTAGAAAATCGCAAGATAGATGAATTCTagatctttcaaaaaaataacatattaaCTCAGAATACGACTGATTCTCACcttatctttcttcttccttccaaCACGTAAAATGAAGCAGCTAAATTTTGCCATTTTAGCAGCCAGGCTTGCTTAAATGCTCGAGAGAATGGAAGCTCTAATTTTCTCTTTCCTCTTGGTTCTTGTTCGTCTACTCTACTGCTGCTCACATCTCTAATGGCGGATACTTTAACTGTGGCAGAGAGATTCTCTATAAACAAAGATTAcataggagttttttttttctctcttttgaatcaaaagttAGCCGTAATCAATGGGAAGGCGTGAAACTAATGACAGAGTCCGACTCGAACACGAACGGAGACTGGGAAAGAAAGAACCAGCGCATGCCTTGGATCGAGAAAATTTCTCTATCGGGTCGGCCAGAGTTGTATTCGCAGTAGCTTCTCTCCAGAAGCTTCACCAAACAACGTTTCTTCAGAAACTTTCCTGGTGGAGTgccaaaaaaatgaaatcacaaAGAAAACCAAGCAGACCCCATATAAGAAAGCTCCAGAAAGGGACAACCCCATTAAACAAAACATGCCCCGTGTCAAGCTTTGTGATTGCAAACATTTGAACCCATGTCAAGAAAACTCCAACGAAACAACCAAAACACGATCCTTATCCGATACACAATTAAACCATATGGGCTACGTAGAGAAATTCAAAACCCACTCTATACAAAACGACCTTTATCGATTTGGAAACAAGAAAGCGCCTCACCAACGtaagtagaaaagaaaaatacctAGAGGCtattgaaagagaaaataatcATGTACAGAAAGCTAAAGAAAAACCATGGGGTTATGGTCTGAAAGTGGTACCTTATGAAGCTGAACTCCCCCAGCTTGTCAATGGGACCTTAAACTGCAGCAGTTTTCGGCTGTACAACTCAGGTCAGGTGACAGTTTAACCTCGTAGATCACGGCCAAGAAGACCAACacgagagaaatagagagatcTTTGGGGTGGTGGTAGTTGAGTCTTCATTGGTTTTGCGTTTCCTTTTATATTCACGTTTGTTGGGGGTATGAGTTGGGAGTTCGAAGAAGGGACGGAAATGCGGAGGAGTCTCCGTACGagtaaatttgtaaaataaaaaaagcgaGTGCAAGTTGCAACACACTCTCCTGTAACGCGGAGCCTAGAAGGCTAGAACACCGGCATACATTCTTTATAGGATGCCTATAATATATTAGGAAATACAGCAAGGATAATTACAGTGGAAACATCGCCACTCCTGCCTTTGAATTTCTGAGCAGGCTCCACTCCTTGCTTCACAATTGGTTATAGATACATCTTCCTGAGTCCTATCAGGAAATGGCTTGCCTCCTGAGTCCAATGGTACCTAGgttgttttttcaaattttagtgcatgtttgagtttcaaagtttaaaaaactattttactagcttaaaatttatttcttaaaaaaaaaatttttaaaaaaatttatcaaaagtgCTTTTTTTTagctatcattaaaaaaattcttgcaATATTGCTACATTTTTTAAAGGATCCTcaaaattaactttaaaaacattttgaaCGCATATTTatcgaaataaataaataactttttaataataatatactttGATAAATCTCTACCGCTTTGAGTCactaaacaaattgaaaatctaatttttcaaaaaaaaaaaaaaaaacaccaaactAAAGCTTTTTGTTGAAAAACTCCTCCAACAAAGAACAATgctacattttaaaaaaataccacaACTAACTTTAGACCCCGCTTTTATTCAGAAAGTATatcttttcatctcatcttatcactataattttattaaattttttcataaaatataataaacaattcaaaattttcaaatatcgaaacaataataataatattttattcaattttcatctaaaatcatcttatctcatctttagGCACAAGTTTATTAAGCAATAAACAACTTTTCAACAGTATAACTTTTAAGTATAATTTTACAATTAGTGCATGTTTAGAATTGCGGTAAAAAATATAACTTGTAATTTTTAAGGCTTATAACatataacttaaaaaataaattctactattaaaaatttatttattatttgataactATATACTTAAAGCACTTTTAaacatgttatatttatttagaaaaaaattaaataaacgcTTTATGAGGTGAAAATGacaatcatttaatttttaaaaaattctgattatatccttaaaattttaaaaattacatatatttaaaaattatatggatatttttgttcattcatagtttctttaaaatttgaacaaCGTATGGAATTTGGATTATCccaaaaaaaagttttgagaaAAAGTTGTAGCatcaaaatgatatatttttttttaaacgtactttttaatttattttaaattataaattattttaatatgtcaCACCCAAAtaatctaaattttttattaaaaagcttttaaagctatttaaaattatctataaAAAGCTATATTTTCTACCTTAATTACAAACAGACACTCTCAATAAGAAATATACTTAACAAGTATTTATTTAGTaccttaaaaaacaaaagagaaattcAACCATTACGATTTATATATGGACTTTGTATAGGGATAGAATGAAGTGGAAGTGGGAGAACACGACCAACTAATCAAAATCCGCTTGAGCTTGAAAGTTTTCGTGAATTGTAGTAAAAAgtttaagaataatattttagtgACAATTTTATAACAATAGTTCTGGAACGCATGAGCTttatactttttgttttttaataaaatcatttgaaatgagtttttttttttttttgggcaaagTTTAAAGAATTTGTATACAGATCTAACATCTTTTACGTGTTTATCTATATTCGGAAATAAAACGATTTGAAATATTAATCGGAAGAGTAACATGGACTTGCTCCTGCACGGAATAAAGACATCTATTCTAAATAGTTCTAGAAAGAGGGAGAGCGTCGGTTCATCAGTATTGGCAGCTACCGAAAGAGCACGTCTCCTCGTGGAGGAGACTGGGTACGTTACGTAcactttttaaataattatcttctattttttttttatcattttataatataatattaaataataaatttataaataaaatataataaataatttttaatcatttaatatcatatcattATTTATATCCATTCTATTCAGCATTTCA
This genomic window from Carya illinoinensis cultivar Pawnee chromosome 7, C.illinoinensisPawnee_v1, whole genome shotgun sequence contains:
- the LOC122316504 gene encoding uncharacterized protein LOC122316504, whose protein sequence is MAKFSCFILRVGRKKKDKGDEESLKNGERKGLQTLQVKIEHPVKSSENEELKLTTFSVAVPYPNNSQCSVKFMSHESPVGVKAAEIAYEGEDEHEEKSSIKRDFSDLDLSAHEDISGDKDSYSRNKNLDLSYAFDPDTQVKDHFDDKIEKESEKGIDVNQNGHVSDPGITKAEFGPSPKLQRSCSNVETRTVFREMADRLPPSKSQSFEELQDLSEKVRENVDTGSPRSETTHFSADRVMLKKHSSSQVLPSRSRRLWWKLFLWSHRNLHNARTLKSSRSLPNSAALKPQGGYSSDTLEPSRVIESSKLASPGSFAGYSSNDNVFKSWDTFHNGVSGLWQANQWVAFPSESSPIARVEEWVKDLEIEYPLSGNDSHGNEDGILFPPSPENGRSPPRHTTQLIRGRHGINLAAEILHANSIIQSLNSLSTVAHISGIGLKAIPTISSFSSLRSINLSNNCIVQITPGSLPKGIHTLNLSRNKIGTIEGLRELTRLRVLDLSYNRISKIGHGLSNCTLIKELYLAGNKISDVEGLHRLLKLTVLDLSFNKITTTKALGQLVANYNTLQALNLLGNSIQNNISDDQLRKAVCDLLPKLAYLNKQPIKSQRAREVLTDSVAKAALGGNSSSSSSRKAGKRVSQGRSLSAIGHKSSASVAQKSKNRSKDRTHQNLSLRIAPPAQASSSH
- the LOC122315903 gene encoding probable pectin methyltransferase QUA2; translation: MSRPLHRGASGPRISASSNDLCDSQMKDKTEKEELDRRGSDHSCLFLKFPFRLLLPDNYTLKYGMAENDFASDSLVIGTQRSRHRLTMLLLKFSLILIAILALTGSFWWAISISTTSRGHIFHGYRRLQEQLVLDLWDIGELSLGSLKLKELEFCPQEFENHVPCFNVTANLALSHSDSNEFDRFCGHEPRQNCLIVPPLNYKIPIRWPTGRDVIWFANVKITAQEVMSSGSLTKRMMMLDEEQISFRSASFMFDGIEDYSHQIAEMIGLRNESNFIRAGVRTILDIGCGYGSFGAHLFSNELLTMCIANYEVLGSQVQLTLERGLPAMIGSFISKQLPYPSLSFDMLHCARCGIDWDQKDGIYLIEVDRVLKPGGYFVWTSPDTNFQGVIRTKEHKKMGKFVHDFAENLCWEMLSQQEETIVWKKTSKRNCYSSRKPGSGLSICSKSNDVESPYYRPLQACIGGTRSRRWIPIEERTAWPSRANLNKRELALHGLHLEEYADDTDHWKAAVRNYWSLLSPLIFSDHPKRPGDEDPSAPYNMLRNVLDMNANFGGFNSALLEAKKSVWVMNVVPTNGPNYLPLIMDRGFVGVLHNWCESFPTYPRTYDLVHAAGLLSLEIGQQRRCTTLDLFSELDRLLRPEGWAIFRDTAALIESVRALTTRLKWEARVVEVENNSDERLLICQKPFFKRQAN